In one window of Romboutsia hominis DNA:
- a CDS encoding DEAD/DEAH box helicase family protein, with product MNLNINCITGHNDHLYKRIQQSIHTASSIDIIVSFLMESGVKLIQKDLETIKNKNIPIRILTGNYLNITQPSALYLIKDILGDNVDLRFYNDTKRSFHAKAYIFEKENEGEIFIGSSNLSRSALTSGIEWNYRIDKKANHDDFKYFKDVFEDLFHNESIIVNDIELEKYSKTWKKPKIYASINNDKEDINYVYEENNKVTSIFEPRGAQIEALYELKKTRLDGNDKGLVVAATGIGKTYLAAFDSREFNRVLFVAHREEILKQAYDSFKNVRTDKCINDTEVYDKVADNIENSLPSNTYNEDGYNMGFFMNSIKDNDKDIIFASVQSLGKKEYLNKKYFSKDYFDYIVIDEFHHAVSKNYQNIINYFEPKFMLGLTATPDRLDNKDVFSVCDYNTVYEATLKTAIDKGFLVPFRYYGIYDDSIDYNDVEYKNGKYNDKELEKALSINNRANLILNHYKKYKSSRALGFCTSKSHAEFMAKYFNENGIPSCAVYSGSDGEYNEERSIALDRLRKEEINVIFSVDMFNEGLDIKSIDMVMFLRPTESPTIFLQQLGRGLRKDKNKKYLNVLDFIGNYKKANLVPYLLTGESKTKESSSKLYLQEDDYPEDCIIDFDFRLIDIFERMRKESQKIEDMIKEEFYNIKRDLGHRPSRLELFTYMNDDLYNNIKKKAKINPFRDYISFSEKLNELNEDEKIITDTIAYDFIKFIENTSMSKTYKLPVLLAFYNNGNMKLKVDDEGLYKSFKDFYSKGSNKVDMLKDKSTSKFETWEQKQYVNLARKNPVHFLCKSSSEFFYLDGDYVCLNEELGKYLDNESFIKNIKDAIDFRNKEYYKNRFKNK from the coding sequence ATGAATTTAAATATAAATTGTATAACAGGTCATAATGATCATTTATATAAACGGATACAGCAAAGCATCCATACAGCTTCATCAATAGATATAATAGTATCATTTTTGATGGAAAGCGGAGTTAAATTAATACAAAAAGACCTAGAAACAATAAAAAATAAAAATATACCAATAAGAATACTAACAGGAAACTATCTAAACATAACACAACCATCAGCATTATACCTTATAAAAGACATACTAGGGGATAATGTTGATTTAAGATTTTATAATGATACAAAAAGAAGCTTTCATGCAAAAGCATACATATTTGAAAAAGAAAACGAAGGAGAAATATTTATAGGGTCTTCTAATCTTTCAAGAAGTGCATTAACAAGTGGTATAGAATGGAACTATAGAATAGATAAAAAAGCCAATCATGATGATTTTAAATATTTCAAAGATGTATTTGAAGATTTATTCCACAATGAATCAATAATAGTAAATGATATAGAACTAGAAAAATACTCGAAAACTTGGAAAAAGCCTAAAATATATGCCAGTATAAATAATGATAAAGAAGATATAAATTATGTATATGAAGAGAATAATAAAGTAACATCTATATTTGAACCAAGAGGAGCTCAGATAGAAGCATTATATGAGTTAAAAAAGACTAGATTAGATGGAAATGACAAGGGATTGGTAGTAGCAGCTACTGGTATAGGTAAAACATATCTAGCAGCATTTGATAGTAGAGAGTTTAATAGAGTATTATTTGTGGCACATAGAGAAGAAATACTAAAACAAGCCTATGATAGCTTTAAAAATGTAAGAACTGATAAGTGTATAAATGATACTGAAGTTTATGATAAAGTAGCAGATAATATTGAAAATAGCTTACCTTCTAATACATATAATGAAGATGGATATAATATGGGATTTTTTATGAATTCTATTAAGGATAATGATAAAGATATAATATTTGCATCTGTTCAAAGTTTAGGAAAAAAAGAATATTTAAATAAAAAATATTTTTCAAAAGACTATTTTGATTATATAGTGATAGATGAATTTCATCATGCAGTATCTAAAAACTATCAAAATATAATAAATTACTTTGAACCTAAATTTATGCTAGGGCTTACGGCTACACCAGATAGACTAGATAATAAAGATGTATTTAGTGTATGTGATTATAACACAGTGTATGAAGCTACACTAAAAACTGCCATAGACAAAGGGTTCTTAGTTCCATTTAGATACTATGGTATATATGATGATAGTATAGATTACAATGATGTTGAGTATAAAAATGGTAAGTATAATGATAAAGAATTGGAAAAAGCTCTAAGTATAAATAATAGAGCAAATTTAATATTAAATCATTATAAAAAATATAAATCAAGTAGAGCATTAGGATTTTGTACAAGTAAATCTCATGCAGAGTTTATGGCAAAATATTTTAATGAAAATGGGATACCTTCATGTGCAGTATATAGTGGAAGTGATGGAGAGTATAACGAAGAAAGAAGTATTGCATTAGATAGACTTAGAAAAGAAGAAATTAATGTTATATTTTCAGTAGATATGTTTAATGAGGGATTAGATATAAAAAGTATAGATATGGTAATGTTTTTAAGACCAACAGAAAGTCCAACAATATTTTTACAACAATTAGGTAGAGGTCTTAGAAAAGATAAGAATAAGAAATATCTAAATGTCTTAGATTTTATAGGAAATTATAAAAAAGCTAATTTAGTACCATATTTATTAACTGGAGAAAGTAAAACTAAAGAATCATCATCAAAATTATATTTGCAAGAAGATGATTATCCAGAGGACTGTATTATAGACTTTGATTTTAGGCTTATAGATATATTTGAAAGAATGAGAAAAGAAAGTCAAAAGATTGAAGATATGATTAAAGAAGAATTTTATAATATAAAAAGAGATTTAGGACATAGACCTTCAAGATTAGAACTATTTACTTATATGAATGATGATTTATACAATAATATAAAGAAAAAAGCTAAGATAAATCCATTTAGAGATTATATAAGCTTTTCAGAAAAATTAAATGAATTAAATGAAGATGAAAAAATTATCACTGATACTATTGCTTATGATTTTATAAAATTTATAGAAAATACTAGTATGAGTAAGACTTATAAATTGCCAGTATTACTTGCATTTTATAATAATGGTAATATGAAGCTTAAAGTAGATGATGAAGGCTTATATAAATCTTTTAAAGATTTTTATAGCAAAGGTTCTAATAAGGTTGATATGCTAAAAGATAAATCAACATCTAAGTTTGAAACTTGGGAGCAAAAGCAATACGTAAACCTAGCTAGAAAAAATCCAGTACATTTTTTATGTAAAAGTAGTAGTGAATTTTTCTATTTAGATGGAGACTATGTTTGTTTAAATGAAGAGTTAGGTAAGTACTTAGATAATGAGAGCTTCATTAAAAATATAAAAGACGCTATAGACTTTAGAAATAAAGAGTATTATAAAAATAGATTTAAAAATAAGTAA
- a CDS encoding HIT family protein, translating into MNCIFCEMDNYILENELAYAIFDKFPVNKGHMLFIPKRHVKDFFDITKEEREAIFNLVEEGKKLLDEKYSPNGYNVGVNCGEVSGQTVMHVHVHLIPRYIGDTSCPKGGVRGVIPDRMKY; encoded by the coding sequence ATGAATTGTATATTTTGTGAAATGGATAATTATATACTAGAAAATGAATTAGCATATGCTATATTTGATAAATTCCCAGTTAACAAAGGGCATATGCTATTTATCCCTAAAAGGCATGTAAAAGACTTTTTTGATATAACAAAAGAAGAAAGAGAAGCTATATTTAATTTAGTAGAAGAAGGTAAAAAACTATTAGATGAAAAATATTCTCCTAATGGATACAATGTAGGTGTAAACTGTGGTGAAGTATCTGGGCAAACTGTTATGCATGTTCACGTTCACCTTATACCAAGATATATTGGTGATACATCTTGTCCAAAAGGTGGGGTAAGAGGTGTTATACCAGATAGGATGAAATATTAA